The following are from one region of the Oenanthe melanoleuca isolate GR-GAL-2019-014 chromosome 23, OMel1.0, whole genome shotgun sequence genome:
- the SYNC gene encoding syncoilin isoform X2 — MAQPEPPPELQLDEARAPSAPQGAAEGGAPHPQCPHTPLDPAGNGSKPLHRGSPDSNQELQAPSRDPPSEQNAAGTQLDEDAARAGIPLDVDVAGVPLDVDAGGAGIPLDMDADGVEIPLDVDASETGTPGDADAAGILLDVDEGGTGIPLAMDTDRAGIPDNADGAGIPLDMDTEGAGNPLDADATEHQCLTLEELGNYFQECIEIVEQLERERDRLIAELAQLREPALQEIRHAHEEIQAACRLLAKVELERDNLRDEIRQIKQKLFKVTKECVACQYQLESRRHDLSQHAAYQGELESQAGQLSGELSQLKETCEKEKEVLRQRLEAPPCRQDNLYLQESRRLSVEFESFVAESRRGLEEHYEPQLLRLLERREAGARALQEMQGEIQGMKEALRPLQGEVSRLRLQNRSLEEQIVLVKQKRDEEVGQYREQVEELEDRLKELKNGVQLQQRKNQELEELRTSLHRELSIYKSCLEIYGHLCKSEEKAEQDC, encoded by the exons ATGGCACAGCCCGAGCcccctccagagctgcagctggatgaAGCCAGAGCAccctcagccccacagggagcagctgaaggaggtgCTCCACACCCACAGTGTCCTCACACCCCGCTGGATCCAGCAGGGAACGGATCCAAACCCCTGCACAGGGGCAGCCCAGACTCCAACCAGGAGCTGCAAGCTCCCAGCAGAGATCCTCCCTCGGAGCAAAATGCAGCAGGGACCCAGCTGGATGAGgatgcagccagggctgggatcccACTGGATGTGGACGTGGCAGGAGTCCCGCTGGACGTGGATGCAGGTGGGGCAGGAATCCCACTGGACATGGATGCAGACGGAGTAGAGATTCCACTGGACGTGGATGCAAGTGAGACAGGGACCCCAGGGGATGCGGATGCAGCAGGAATTCTGCTGGATGTGGATGAAGGTGGGACAGGGATCCCGCTGGCCATGGACACAGACAGGGCAGGGATCCCAGACAACGCAGACGGGGCAGGGATCCCGCTGGACATGGACACAGAGGGAGCAGGCAACCCTCTGGATGCTGATGCCACAGAGCACCAGTGCCTGACCCTGGAAGAGCTGGGGAATTATTTCCAGGAGTGCATCGAGATcgtggagcagctggagagggagagggacaggcTGATCGCCGAGCTGGCGCAGCTCCGCGAGCCGGCGCTGCAGGAGATCCGCCATGCCCACGAGGAGATCCAGGcagcctgcaggctgctggccaaggtggagctggagagggacaacCTGCGGGATGAGATCCGCCAGATCAAGCAGAAACTCTTCAAGGTGACCAAGGAATGCGTGGCCTGCCAGTACCAGCTGGAGAGCCGCCGGCACGACCTCTCCCAGCACGCCGCCTACCAGGGCGAGCtggagagccaggctgggcagctctCGGGGGAACTGTCCCAGCTGAAGGAAACCTGcgagaaggagaaggaagttCTGAGGCAGCGCCTGGAGGCTCCGCCCTGCCGGCAGGACAACCTGTACCTCCAGGAGAGCCGCCGGCTTTCCGTGGAATTCGAGAGTTTCGTGGCCGAGAGCCGGCgggggctggaggagcactACGAGCCTCAGCTGCTGCGGCTGCTGGAGCGGCGTGAGGCCGGGGCCAGGGCgctgcaggagatgcagggagAGATCCAGGGCATGAAGGAAGCCCTGAGGCCCTTGCAGGGTGAGGTCagcaggctgaggctgcagaaccgcagcctggaggagcagatTGTCCTGGTCAAGCAGAAAAGGGATGAGGAGGTCGGGCAGTACCGG GAGCaggtggaggagctggaggacaGGCTGAAGGAGCTCAAGAACggggtgcagctccagcagcgcaagaaccaggagctggaggagctcaggACCAGCCTCCACCGGGAGCTCTCCATCTACAA GAGCTGCTTAGAAATCTACGGCCACCTCTGCAAAtcagaggaaaaagcagagcaggactgtTAA
- the SYNC gene encoding syncoilin isoform X1 produces MYSAEPAALGSRGGRDLMAQPEPPPELQLDEARAPSAPQGAAEGGAPHPQCPHTPLDPAGNGSKPLHRGSPDSNQELQAPSRDPPSEQNAAGTQLDEDAARAGIPLDVDVAGVPLDVDAGGAGIPLDMDADGVEIPLDVDASETGTPGDADAAGILLDVDEGGTGIPLAMDTDRAGIPDNADGAGIPLDMDTEGAGNPLDADATEHQCLTLEELGNYFQECIEIVEQLERERDRLIAELAQLREPALQEIRHAHEEIQAACRLLAKVELERDNLRDEIRQIKQKLFKVTKECVACQYQLESRRHDLSQHAAYQGELESQAGQLSGELSQLKETCEKEKEVLRQRLEAPPCRQDNLYLQESRRLSVEFESFVAESRRGLEEHYEPQLLRLLERREAGARALQEMQGEIQGMKEALRPLQGEVSRLRLQNRSLEEQIVLVKQKRDEEVGQYREQVEELEDRLKELKNGVQLQQRKNQELEELRTSLHRELSIYKSCLEIYGHLCKSEEKAEQDC; encoded by the exons ATGTACAGCGCAGAGCCGGCAGCGCTGGGCTCCAGGGGAGGAAG GGACCTGATGGCACAGCCCGAGCcccctccagagctgcagctggatgaAGCCAGAGCAccctcagccccacagggagcagctgaaggaggtgCTCCACACCCACAGTGTCCTCACACCCCGCTGGATCCAGCAGGGAACGGATCCAAACCCCTGCACAGGGGCAGCCCAGACTCCAACCAGGAGCTGCAAGCTCCCAGCAGAGATCCTCCCTCGGAGCAAAATGCAGCAGGGACCCAGCTGGATGAGgatgcagccagggctgggatcccACTGGATGTGGACGTGGCAGGAGTCCCGCTGGACGTGGATGCAGGTGGGGCAGGAATCCCACTGGACATGGATGCAGACGGAGTAGAGATTCCACTGGACGTGGATGCAAGTGAGACAGGGACCCCAGGGGATGCGGATGCAGCAGGAATTCTGCTGGATGTGGATGAAGGTGGGACAGGGATCCCGCTGGCCATGGACACAGACAGGGCAGGGATCCCAGACAACGCAGACGGGGCAGGGATCCCGCTGGACATGGACACAGAGGGAGCAGGCAACCCTCTGGATGCTGATGCCACAGAGCACCAGTGCCTGACCCTGGAAGAGCTGGGGAATTATTTCCAGGAGTGCATCGAGATcgtggagcagctggagagggagagggacaggcTGATCGCCGAGCTGGCGCAGCTCCGCGAGCCGGCGCTGCAGGAGATCCGCCATGCCCACGAGGAGATCCAGGcagcctgcaggctgctggccaaggtggagctggagagggacaacCTGCGGGATGAGATCCGCCAGATCAAGCAGAAACTCTTCAAGGTGACCAAGGAATGCGTGGCCTGCCAGTACCAGCTGGAGAGCCGCCGGCACGACCTCTCCCAGCACGCCGCCTACCAGGGCGAGCtggagagccaggctgggcagctctCGGGGGAACTGTCCCAGCTGAAGGAAACCTGcgagaaggagaaggaagttCTGAGGCAGCGCCTGGAGGCTCCGCCCTGCCGGCAGGACAACCTGTACCTCCAGGAGAGCCGCCGGCTTTCCGTGGAATTCGAGAGTTTCGTGGCCGAGAGCCGGCgggggctggaggagcactACGAGCCTCAGCTGCTGCGGCTGCTGGAGCGGCGTGAGGCCGGGGCCAGGGCgctgcaggagatgcagggagAGATCCAGGGCATGAAGGAAGCCCTGAGGCCCTTGCAGGGTGAGGTCagcaggctgaggctgcagaaccgcagcctggaggagcagatTGTCCTGGTCAAGCAGAAAAGGGATGAGGAGGTCGGGCAGTACCGG GAGCaggtggaggagctggaggacaGGCTGAAGGAGCTCAAGAACggggtgcagctccagcagcgcaagaaccaggagctggaggagctcaggACCAGCCTCCACCGGGAGCTCTCCATCTACAA GAGCTGCTTAGAAATCTACGGCCACCTCTGCAAAtcagaggaaaaagcagagcaggactgtTAA